Below is a window of Halarcobacter anaerophilus DNA.
AAGCATACTCTTCAGGCGTTCCTACAGTTGCTGTTGTTGAACTACTATATGATAGATTTGAAAGAGGAGCTATCGTTACACTTGGAGATAAAGTATCTATTTTTGTTTGAGAAATATTAAAATCATTGCCTGATAAAGAACCTATATCTACTAAGTTATTGATATTTGAATTTAGATTTATGGCAGAAACAATTCCATTATATATTGAAGTAGAAGTTGCACCTGTACCTGAATTATAAGTTATTGTTTCTCCTAAAATATCTAAACTATAAGTAGTATTATCAGCAGGTGTAATTGTAAACATACCCTCTTCTAATACGGTTAAGTTTGCAGGAGTTTGTACTCCTGTTGGATTTACAGGTAAATTTTCTCCGTTTATACTTATTGTTGAACCTTCTAAACTAACCTCTTTATCTTCTGTATAAATACTAAAATTCCCATCGTTTAAAGGAGTAATTTTTAGTTTGTCCGTAGCAGTTAGATTATAAGTATTTATTTGTGTTTTTATATCATTATATATTTGGGATGCGGTTGTAGTATATGGGTTTATTAAAGGATCCGGAGAATAAGTAGATGATATTACTAAAGTTCCGTCTATATTTATATTAAAAGTGTAATCTGCATTGTCAACTATATTATTTAAAGATACTCCAATAGAGGGTAACTCTTCCATACGACTGCTAAACTCTACATCATAGTTTGAATTAAGTGTTTGCACAACTAAATTTCCGTTTATGTTTTTTGCTTCTACATATTTTGATAATTCAGAGTTTGCATTTATTTGTTTTGCTGCATCGTCAATTGAAGTTACGTTTGAAATCAATAAGTCGCTTGAGGGAACAGAGATATTTTCTCCTGCTTCTTTATCGTATATGGTCATTGAATAGGTATAATTTTTAGGTATACCGTCTATATTTAGGTCATTTGTAGAAAATACATCTTGCTGTTTTCCCGATATTGCTTTTGATAAAGCTTCCATTGCACTAATAACGGCACCTTCTGCACTACCTTTTTCAGCCACGCTTAGGGTCGTACTTTTCCCTTCAACTTCAGTTGTTCCCGAAGCTTCAATAACATCTCCTATGGTAAACTCTTCTCCTGGTATTATAGAATCTATTTTTACAAGACCGTTTATTACATCTTCAAATGCGGTTGAAGCTTCATTTGTCGTACTATTTACAGTATAAGCATTTAAGCCTGTTTTACTTGAAATCTCATCTGCCAAGGTTTTATATGTGGCAACTCTGCTTGCTAAAATATCATAATCTCCTTGTCCTCCTACTGTTCCGTCTCCATCCAAATCTGTCATTGTAAAAGAGCCGTTTGATACTGCTAAATCAACCTCTTCGATAAAATCTGTAGTAGCAGTGGTATTTACATACTCTGCATAAACTTTATCACCGTTTATATAAGTATAAATTTGGTCTTTTTCTCCATCCATAATGCTATTTGTATTATCGGGAAAATCTAAAAGTGTTGATTGTGCAATTGAAGGAGATGAGGTTGCATCGGGATTTTCTGCATAATCTTCCAAAGCATTTTGATAGTTTATCATCAAAGTATTAATATCAGAAATTTTATCTGACTGAGACTTTATTCCGGAACCCGTAAGCACGGTGGAATCACTTTTTGCAGTTGAGGCATAATCAGTAACTTTAGCAGCATAAGTTTCTACTCTATTAGAGAATTGAATGATCTGATTTCCTGCTTTTTCCGTAAAATTATCATTAAAATATCTCCAATTATTGTTTGTACTTACTATGTCGCTTGTAGGATCCAAACTACTCATAGCCCAACCTTGAACTTCATAACCGTTTGCATCTTGTAAGGTTCCGTTCTCACCCATTCTAAGATTTCCTGCTCTTGTATAATAGGTTTCGGAAGTTCCCGTGGGGTTTATATTTGATACTACAAAAAATCCGTCACCGTCAAGAGCTAAATCATAAGAAGAACCTGTAGGGTTCAAACTCCCTTGGGTGTACTGCTTTTCTGCATTTGTTACACTTGCCCCTTTTCCTATACTGTCTTGATACATCATATCTGCAAAAGATACTCTTGATGCTTTATAACCTACAGTATTAACATTTGCAATATTATTTGATTCATTGTCCAATGCCGCTCTTGATGCTGATAAACCCGATATTCCAGTCCATA
It encodes the following:
- a CDS encoding flagellar hook-basal body complex protein translates to MIGALWTGISGLSASRAALDNESNNIANVNTVGYKASRVSFADMMYQDSIGKGASVTNAEKQYTQGSLNPTGSSYDLALDGDGFFVVSNINPTGTSETYYTRAGNLRMGENGTLQDANGYEVQGWAMSSLDPTSDIVSTNNNWRYFNDNFTEKAGNQIIQFSNRVETYAAKVTDYASTAKSDSTVLTGSGIKSQSDKISDINTLMINYQNALEDYAENPDATSSPSIAQSTLLDFPDNTNSIMDGEKDQIYTYINGDKVYAEYVNTTATTDFIEEVDLAVSNGSFTMTDLDGDGTVGGQGDYDILASRVATYKTLADEISSKTGLNAYTVNSTTNEASTAFEDVINGLVKIDSIIPGEEFTIGDVIEASGTTEVEGKSTTLSVAEKGSAEGAVISAMEALSKAISGKQQDVFSTNDLNIDGIPKNYTYSMTIYDKEAGENISVPSSDLLISNVTSIDDAAKQINANSELSKYVEAKNINGNLVVQTLNSNYDVEFSSRMEELPSIGVSLNNIVDNADYTFNINIDGTLVISSTYSPDPLINPYTTTASQIYNDIKTQINTYNLTATDKLKITPLNDGNFSIYTEDKEVSLEGSTISINGENLPVNPTGVQTPANLTVLEEGMFTITPADNTTYSLDILGETITYNSGTGATSTSIYNGIVSAINLNSNINNLVDIGSLSGNDFNISQTKIDTLSPSVTIAPLSNLSYSSSTTATVGTPEEYAFSPTLADDMSASVFTLEIDGVELKVKTDQTPTVAELGNALAGALAEESSLADKIEITNNGTDIIIREKISSQGYQGLPSTPSLTVTSLTDTEDEFDSVQYSTNENTKIEINANYSGRKGAGAEFMQIVSTVEQDTSMSSLQLRLDTLGLTDQSFSEFSVDESGLITMTQDGVDFVVGQIAIAQFVNNIGLEAIGDNLLKETTKSGKAVYSTNNDNTTVIKDETLELSTADLSESLVNLMVFQRAFEANSKSITTADQLLTTLIQLKN